In Candidatus Dadabacteria bacterium, the DNA window GGGCATATTCATTCATCAGTTCGCCGTAGGTAACCTGGTCGGGACCGGCGATTTCGAAAACCGCGCTGTCCTGCAGTTCCAGATCCAGGCCGCAAACGAGATAGGCTATTACGTCTTCGATGGCGATGGGCTGGGTTAATGTTCTCACCCAACTCGGGGTTACCATCAGCGGCAGCCTGTCAACCAGGCTTCGCAGCAGCTCAAAAGAAAGCGATCCTGAGCCGATTATGATCGAGGCGCGAAATTCCAAGGTCAGGGGACCTTCTGAGGCCAGAATACCCCCTACTTCCCTGCGACTCGCCAAGTGAGAGGAAAGTTCGCCGTCTCCGAACAATCCTCCCAGGTAAATGACTCGACGCACTCCATGCTGGCGTGCAACCCGGGCAAAATTACGCGCCCCGATACGATCCTGCTCTTCAAAGTTGTCCCCGGAACCCATAGAATGGACCATGTAGTAAGCCGTGTCCACTCCCGCAAGCGCGATCTCAAGAGAATCGGTGTCAAGCACATCGCCGGCGATAATCCGGGTATCGGGAGAGAAACGACCGGCGAGATATCCGGGGTTGCGGGCAAGACAGCGCACCCGCTCTCCCCTTTCCTCTAAAGCTGGGACCAGCCGCCCGCCAACATAACCGCTTGCCCCAGTCACCAGTACGATCCGGTCTTTTTTCTTATCCTCGGACATCAAGAAAGAACCCAAATGCTGTAAAAAGCCTTTTTGTCTTCTTAACGAAAGGGCATATGGAGGATTTTCCCGCCTCCCCCGTCTCGGACACAGGAGGACTAGGAAAGCAGTTTCTGAATTCTCTTTATCCTCTCTTCTTCCGTTTCCTCTTCCTTCGGGCTTGGGGGAATCCCGTTTCCCCTTATCACGGCGGGCCTTTCGCCAACCTCGGCATGCCACCTGATAAGATTCGGAAAAGCCCCGAGATCCAGTTCCGCCCAGTCGTAAGCGTTTATCCATGGCCACGTGGCTATGTCGGCGACCGAATACTCTTCTGCAAGATACTCCACCTCAGAGAGTCTTTCGTCGAGTATCGAGTAGAGCCTTTTAGTCTCCTCGGTGTATCTCTTTATGGCATAGGGTATTTTTTCCGGGGCGTACTTTAAAAAGACGTTCAGTTGTCCCTGCATGGGCCCCACAGCCGACATCTGGAACATGAGCCATTGGATGCACGTTGTTCTGCTACTGTCTCCGAGGGGCGGAAGAAAGCTTCCGAACTTGTCGGCAAGATATATGAGTATGGCTCCTGACTCAAAAACCGCCGTGCCGTTGTCATTATCGACTATCGCGGGTACTTTCCCGTTCGGGTTTATCTCGAGAAACCACGGCTCCTTGTGTTCAAACTCAGAGAGGTTAAGCGCGTGAACCTTGTAGGCGGCTCCCAGTTCTTCGAGCATTATTGAAACCTTCTTGCCGTTCGGCGTGGCCGCCGTGTAGAGATCGATCATTTTTTGCCTCGGTTTATATCGGGCCCTCAGTTAGGGAATTATATACAATAGTTACGAAAAATCCGGTCGATTTAACTTGTTTTCTGCATCGGCCGTATATGTTAAATTTACTTCTGGAAGGAATCAGGCGATGACCGCAACGGGTCACGCTCCCGAAATGAAACGCAGATTGAGTACGGCCGGACGAAGGATGCACAGATGACTTATATAATAAGCGCAATCCTAGTGATGAGCGGGTTTATGGGCGGGGCCCAGCTGGCCTACTCTAAGCTCTATGACTGGAGAATAGCCGAGGGAGACGGCAGTCGTCTCAAGGACCGTTACAGGAACACCGCAATGAACGGAACAATCGCCGTGGCGCTTTACCTTGTCGCGATCGTGATGTTCGGGGAACTCCTGATAGACTGGGATGCAGCTTCCACCTGGTACAAGCCTATCCTTGTCCTGCTGCTCTACGATTTCGGGTACTACTGGCTGCATCGTCTGCTGCATGTGCGGAAAGTCATGCAGAAAGTGCACTGGGTTCATCACATGAACCTGCATCCTACCGCCGTTGATTCCCTGTACCTGCACCCGGTGGAAATGATCGCGGGGCTGGCTTTCCTGCTAATCTCGATAGTGATAGTGGGCCCCTTGGGTATCGGAGCGTTTCTGGCGGTCCTTTTGCTCCATACCATCATCAACATACTGCATCATACGAACCTGCAGCTACCTTATCGTCTGGCATGGCTCGCGAACCACTGGGCCGCAAGTCACGATGCGCATCATAGCCAGGGAGGAAATTACGGAGTGATTACGCCCGTATGGGACTGGATATTCGGAACGCGCTCATAAAAGATCCCGTACTGGTAACCGGCGGATGCGGATTCATCGGAGGGGCAATTGTCCACGCATTGGCCGACGAGGGGCGGGATGTGCGGGTAGTCAGTCCGCATTGCCATTCGTTTCGCTCCGACGTGGGGTTCCTGAACGTGGATATCAGAGACCTCTCGGCCCTCGTCCGGGCCTGCCGCGGATGCGAGACGGTTATTCATTGCGCGTCCGTCGTACAGACCCGCAACACGGCACGGGATGAAATGTGGTCCGTGAACTACGGCGGGACGGTCAACGTGATAGAAGCATGCAGGAGGGCCGGCATACGCAAACTCGTGCATATCAGTTCGGCCAGCGTGGTTTTCGAGGGCAGGGATATCGAGGCCGGAGACGAGACCCTTCCCTACGCGAAAGTATCAATGAGCGCCTATGTGGACAGCAAGATAGAGGCGGAACGGCGTGTCCTGGAGTTCGCTGCAGAGGGCGTAACCCGGGCGTGCGCGCTGCGTCCTCACCTCGTCTTCGGTCCCGGAGACCAACGTTTCCTCCCGAACATCCTCAAACGGGCGGACGGGGCGGGTATCCAAGAAATCGGCCGGAGGGAGAAGCTGTCCGACTTCGTCTATGTTGACAATGTGGTCGATGCCGTGCTGGCCGCGGAACGGGCCCTTGACTCGAACGGGCTGGTATCCGGTCAGGCATATTTCGTGACGAACGCGGAGCCGGTCCCGTTTTTCGAGTTCATAGAACGCCTGCTTATGGCGTCAGGGTACAGTCCCATCGGACGACGTATTCCCTACTGGGTGGCGTACGCGGGAGCGGGCATTGTGGAGGGCTTCCATGCCGTGATGCGACGGGGTCTGGTCCCGGAGGACGGCCTGTCCCGGTTCGCGGTCCGCTACCTGAATACGCATCACTACTTCCGCATTGACAAGGCGCGCCGCGACCTGCATTGGCAACCCCGCATATCCCTTGCCGAGGGGATAGAACGCACGGCCGATTCGCTGCGCGATTCGGCGTAGAACAGGACGTTACGTGTTAAACAAGAACCCTCTATCGCAAAGGAACCAGGCGATAAAGGTGATGTCCCGCGATAACCGGACCTTCGGCGCACAGATCGTAACCACAGCAGAAATTTTCACTGAGTCCCCCTTTTTTCAGAAAGCCTCATGAAAGATCTCTTCAAGGAATCTCTGGAACTTGAGGGGTTACTTAAGATAGAATAATATCGTCAAAACCGGACAGTAACGATAACGGCAAAGGCGCAATCGGCTCCGTCAAGGCCATCCTGGGACATCGATGGAACCTCCCCGGCCGAACCTATTTTTCAGGCGAACTTGACTTCGCTTATAACCTTAACAAAAAAGTAGACGGCAGGCTTAAAGGAGTTGATGACACTTCTTCGCCGGAGGCTCCCGACGTGTTTCCCGGAGACTGGGACCTTGAGAAGAACTACAGCGCGGGATTTAACGCGAAGCTGGGGTTATCGCCCGGGGAAGACATTCTGGGAAGCGGCGGTTCGATTTATCTGGTCGGAGGCGTTAAGTGGGCGGACTTCACGTTTGACGGCGCTTATGACGGCATGGTCGTCCTTCCCGACGGCACTACCCAGCGGATTGCAGGCGTGGACAGCAAGGAACTCAGCGTGTGGCCCTGGCTCGTGGGAGCCGGAGTAGAATTCGGAAGCGAACAAAACCGTCTTGATCTGAGGGTTACCTACTCCAGGTATAAATTCGATTCAAGCTCGGGAGACGGACTGACCACCTCGACGTCAAGGGTTGATTATGATTTTGAAATCAGCGAATGGGGGGCCTACGTTGGCTACACCTTCGCTACCGGGTTCGGTCTGGGCATCTGAGTTCCCGGATAACTTTCGACGGACGCAGGGTCCGGCGAAAAAGCGAGGTGCCGTATGTGCTTGGCCGATCTTGCAAGCCGACACCTAAGTGTTCGCATCAAGTTCAGCCATTTTTCCGTTTTCCCGGCACGCATCGGAGAAATTCCAATATCCGTTCCGACCCCACTGTAGTTTGAAAGCTACTTTCATCAAACGATAAAAATGGTCTAGGAATTTAAGGAAAGAAAAAGAATGAAATTTGAGGTGTCACCTAGTCACCTCTGGAGTATGCGAGGAGGGCTACTGCTCTCCTCCTACGGAACTTTTGGGGTCGAGGGTTCCCCTCAGCAGTCGCAAGCAGATTTTGCCGCATATTCTTAATAATGGAATTTACCGAATGATTAACAGGAATCAATAGAAATTATGCCAGTCCCTGTTTCCCGCTCTTAGCATAAAGAGAAAGTGATCAAACCATTTTTGCAACCACACCTATACAGGTTAGCTGAGCAGCTCAGTTCCATTGTCGTTTCGCACCTTCAGGCAGCCTATCCGCGTAAATGGCATTAGCTCTGGAACCGATTCCTGATATTCTCGATAGGTAGGATACCTCTCAAGAGAAATCGACTCTACCAACTTTGAAGTAAAAACGAAAAGCAACGTTAATATAATGAAGCCGAGCCCGGACCAGTTCAACCACTGCCCCGTAGCCGCAACGGCGAAGAGATAGAACACCCACCACAGGCTTATATCGCAAAAATAATTCGGATGGCGGCAAAAAGCAAAAAGGCCGGTCTTGATAAATGGTTGCGTAATTTCCTCGCCTGCCGCGATCTTCTGTTTCTTAGCCTGCTGAAACGCCCACATTTGCTCATCAGCAATGGTTTCACCAACAAGGAACACCAGGAATAAAGTTACAGATACTCCATCAATCCAAGTAAGCGACGTATCGCGTCCTAACCATGCCAGATGCACTGGAGCAGTAAACAACCAAATTATGAACATCTGCCCGAACGCAATAAACAGGATATTAATCACTTGAAACCTGAGTTCGCCAACTTTTTCGCGTACGATGCCCCATCGATAGTCTTCACCCCCTTTCCAATAACCTCCCTTGCGCGCAAAGTTGAATGTGAGACGAACTCCCCAAAGCGATACGAGAATCAATATGAGATTTAAACGCGGCACGTCAAAGTCAACACTTGCTGCAACGATAAGGCAATAGATGGTTGGACAAATTGACCACAACCGATCAACCCAAGAGTATTCGCGAGTTACCACGGACAATAGCCACACCATCGCCGCCAAGATCAGACACAGGTCAAGTGCTGTACCAAACGGTGTACCTGCGAGTGGATGGTTAAAAAAATTGATATCCAGCATGCTTCTATTTTCCACCGACTAACGTATCCGTCATACGCTCCAGC includes these proteins:
- a CDS encoding glutathione S-transferase, producing the protein MIDLYTAATPNGKKVSIMLEELGAAYKVHALNLSEFEHKEPWFLEINPNGKVPAIVDNDNGTAVFESGAILIYLADKFGSFLPPLGDSSRTTCIQWLMFQMSAVGPMQGQLNVFLKYAPEKIPYAIKRYTEETKRLYSILDERLSEVEYLAEEYSVADIATWPWINAYDWAELDLGAFPNLIRWHAEVGERPAVIRGNGIPPSPKEEETEEERIKRIQKLLS
- a CDS encoding sterol desaturase family protein, which encodes MTYIISAILVMSGFMGGAQLAYSKLYDWRIAEGDGSRLKDRYRNTAMNGTIAVALYLVAIVMFGELLIDWDAASTWYKPILVLLLYDFGYYWLHRLLHVRKVMQKVHWVHHMNLHPTAVDSLYLHPVEMIAGLAFLLISIVIVGPLGIGAFLAVLLLHTIINILHHTNLQLPYRLAWLANHWAASHDAHHSQGGNYGVITPVWDWIFGTRS
- a CDS encoding NAD-dependent epimerase/dehydratase family protein, with the translated sequence MGLDIRNALIKDPVLVTGGCGFIGGAIVHALADEGRDVRVVSPHCHSFRSDVGFLNVDIRDLSALVRACRGCETVIHCASVVQTRNTARDEMWSVNYGGTVNVIEACRRAGIRKLVHISSASVVFEGRDIEAGDETLPYAKVSMSAYVDSKIEAERRVLEFAAEGVTRACALRPHLVFGPGDQRFLPNILKRADGAGIQEIGRREKLSDFVYVDNVVDAVLAAERALDSNGLVSGQAYFVTNAEPVPFFEFIERLLMASGYSPIGRRIPYWVAYAGAGIVEGFHAVMRRGLVPEDGLSRFAVRYLNTHHYFRIDKARRDLHWQPRISLAEGIERTADSLRDSA
- a CDS encoding DUF1295 domain-containing protein; the encoded protein is MLDINFFNHPLAGTPFGTALDLCLILAAMVWLLSVVTREYSWVDRLWSICPTIYCLIVAASVDFDVPRLNLILILVSLWGVRLTFNFARKGGYWKGGEDYRWGIVREKVGELRFQVINILFIAFGQMFIIWLFTAPVHLAWLGRDTSLTWIDGVSVTLFLVFLVGETIADEQMWAFQQAKKQKIAAGEEITQPFIKTGLFAFCRHPNYFCDISLWWVFYLFAVAATGQWLNWSGLGFIILTLLFVFTSKLVESISLERYPTYREYQESVPELMPFTRIGCLKVRNDNGTELLS